A window of Anas acuta chromosome 5, bAnaAcu1.1, whole genome shotgun sequence genomic DNA:
TGCAATCACATCGCCTCAGCAAGCACAGCGGGAGCACAAGAATGCAAACTCCCCCTCCACTTCCAGCCTGACTTTTGTGACTTGAAAGACAGGGATGTGCTGCTGCATTTTAGATGTTCACTCATACACCCTTAGCTCTAACACTTAAACCACTCAGGTGTTTTAGGTAGGAGCTCGTCTTCTAACCAGCCTGCAGCTATACTGCACTGTGCTGtaattctgacattttttttcaaataaatgtgcTCGAATCTGGTAATTTTCCTGATGGCTCGCCTCCAAGAGAATGGTGTCGATCACTCGGTAGGTttcagggctggggctgagtCAGCTCTGACTCAGGCAGCAGCTCCGGCTCCGCCAGGCGCTGGTCCCCTGTGCCGTGCGACCCAGGGGGCTGTGGCTCCACCAAGGACActtctccctgccccccccggcAGTGTGGTGCAGGAGACCCCCAAATCACAGGGGCAAGCCCACAGCCCTGTGCTTTCAACCAGTTATCTGCTGTGAAGCCTTCTTGGCCTCAGAGGAGGGTGTGTAGATGAGGGCGGGTGCTGGCTCCTTGCAGTGAGAAGGACATGGGGGCCTGTCTTGCCCCCATGGAGgtcctggtgtttctgggaAAGCGGTTTATATTCCTGTTTCTGTGAAGTAGGGTGGTGTCCCAGTCCTCAGGCAGTTGAGAGTGAACCCAGACACAGTCTGGAAAGCAAAAGGCACCATGTGTGTGCTATGTAAAGCAGTGTGACTGACAGGTTCCTCTCTTTGTCTTTCTCCCCCCATTCCCGGTGGTGTGATTCGAAGCAACGCCCCGTGAAGCAGTCCCTGAGTGCCTGCATGTGCAGAGAGTCCCACTGGAAatgcctcctcctctccatcctcaTGTATGGCTGCCTGGGGGCGGTGGCCTGGTGTCAGCTGGCCCGGGTCACCAAGCTCAGCTTCGATAGCTCCTTCAAGGGCAAGTCCATGATCTACCATGACAGCCCCTGCTCGGACGGCTATGTCTACATCCCGCTGGCCTTCCTCTCCATGCTCTATGTGGTTTACCTGGTGGAGTGCTGGCACTGCCACGTCAAGAGAGAGCTGCAGTACAAGGCGGATGTGGACAGTGTATACGAATGCATCAACCGCATGCAGCAAGCCACTCCGTGCATCTGGTGGAAGGCCATCAGCTACCACTTCGTGCGGCGAACCCGGCAGGTGACCCGGTACCGCAATGGCGATGCCTACACCACCACGCAAGTCTATCACGAGAGGGTCAACACCCATGTGGCTGAAGCTGAGTTTGATTACTCTCACTGTGGGTACAAGGACATCTCCAAAGAGCTCCTGGGCCTGGAGAGCTACACAGCCACCAAGCTGAGGTTCACCAAATGCTTCAGCTTTGCCAACATTGAGTCTGAGAACTCTTACCTGACCCAGAGAGCTCACTTCTTCACAGAGATCGAGGGTCTGGATGACTACATGGAGGTGAGGGAAGGCATGCAGCTCAAAAACGTGGACTTTAAAGAGCTTATGATGGCCTACGGGGACCCGGATCACCTCCCATGGTATGTGTCGCACTATGCTTTCTGGGTGGCTGCCATCCTGATGATCTCGTGGCCGCTCAGGGTACTCATAGAGTATCGGACTGCGTACGTCCACTACCACGTGGAGAAGCTGCTGGGCCTGGAGTACACTGCACCCACTGCAGTGGAGGAGCCCCTCTACAGGTACCGCATGCCCCGAGACGCCACGCAGGACAGCACGGAGCTGGAGTGGCACATCTGCACCAACCGGCAGCTGATCCCCAGCTACTCGGAGGCCATGCTGATGGACCTGGCCGACTCCCCGGCCTACAACAGCTACACCGTGTGTCGGTACAGTGAGGCGGCCCACGGCTGCGAGCGCTGCAACCgcacctccagcacctcctccaTCTTCTCACGCCACGCTTTCCACAGCTGCAGCGGCAACTCCCGCCTGTCCCTCAACACCAGCCGCTTCTCCCTCTGCCGCGTCCATGGCTCCCACAGGACAGGCCTCTGGAGGagccgcagcagcagcatcgCTGACCGGGGCTGCCACGACGAGCAGTGCTGCTCCTACTCCAGCCAGCTGGCTGTCAATGAAAACCCCCCAACCTACCACGACGCCCGCTTCTTCCCCGTCTTGATTGTGCACAGGCCAGAGGGGCACGATGGACGGCCCTTCTACGTCAGACGCTCCTCCTGTCTGGAAACGTCTCTGTGATGGGCCCCTGTGGTTTCTCGGCTCCTCTGCCCTGGGACAGATTAACTGCTGTGGTTGCAGAGATGCCACAAGCCTGCAAACGTCAGTCTGCAGGACAAGCTGCGGATTTCAGTTCAAAACCTGCCATTGCACGAGGATATGGTCACCCTGACACGTGGCCAACCTCATTTCCAAAGCTTATTTTCCTCTCCCATTGGTCTCCCTGTTCATTTATCCCctcttccttttgctcttttactcctcattatttctttgttccttGGGTCTCTGCCTCTTCTCCCATCCCactctttcttttacttttcagtcACAGTCTTTGACAGCTGTTTCCACGGGAGGATTCATAAAGCCCGTGTTTTGCAGTGCATTTGCCCTCTTGGATGCCCTGCAAGGTAAGAAACTCAGAGACAGCAAGGCCAAGCAAGGCACTGAAACGCCTGCGGCCAGTCAATGTCAAGTCAGGAGGAGAATTCAGATCTGCAGGCTCTGAGTTACCTGCAGCAAACCCCAAgcaaagcttttcaaaaatttattttcaccagtcactttcttttctctctctaccCTTATCTTCCTGTTTCGGTTTTCTCATTTCTACTTTCCAATTTTTTCACTGGGTCTTTCTGGGGTTTTGCCAGGTATCTTTCAGCCTATAATTGGCTTCCATTGCCCCCAAATTAGGTATTTGCAGCACAAATTTCACTGACCACTGACACAGCCACAATATatgcccctgagaagtgctgaAGACTTTCACCACAGATTAGTGAGACACATgaataaagcaaaaagcatgCCCTTTGCTAACCTTGCCCTGCCTGGTCTGtggcagagatgctgctgcaTTTCCAGCTGTAGTTAACCTCATTCAGCTCCACCAGTGTTAGCAGTCGTCGAGAGCCGTAATGTAGATCAGTGCCCTGTTAGTGCCACTATTTTTAGGACTGTAGGTCAGGTTTGTGGTTATTTCATTCCTACCACTTGCTCAGAGCTGCAAGGGCTGGCGAAGGGGAGAGGGGCCAGGGAGGGAAAGGTAAAGGTGGTGTTAACCCACCACAGCCCACCCACTGGTAGTTCAGAGGCTCTTCCTGCACAGCTTCCCCATGAGCAGGTGCAGAGCCTTCAGTAAGCTGTTAGATCAGCCCAGCAAGGTCACATCCAGGAGGTGACCAGTCCTGGCAGAGCCAACTGAGTCCTCCAAAGAGCCAGGGACTGACCCAGGAGCTCCTGGCTGTGCCCAGGACCCATCAGGGACCCCTCAGGCTGCCAAACCTCTGTCCCACAAGGGACAAGCCATGCGCTGAGCAAGCTCTGTACCATTTCATCGCGTGGATGGCAGAGATGGGCATCAACCATGACTCGCAGGGGAACGCAATACAATCGCAATACagtaactgtgaaaaaaaaaaaagcgttgtAACTCCCTATGGCAAGTAGGTAAGGAACCAAGGGGCTGGCAACAAATGCTTCCTCCCGAGTCAGTTCTGTGTGTATCTATGTGTAATACGAGATTTGTAAAGTCATATCGGTATGTGTAGAGTATATATAACTGCATACTTCTATGGTGATTTCTTATGGCATTGACTgttgtaccatgttaaatatattttgttttggtttgatgACTCCGTTTTGATgcactgtgttttatttcaactCCGGAGATAGAAACATTGCTTTCACGTCGGCAATACCTGGCCAACCTGCTGCGAAGGATGGCACcatcagaaaggtttaaatTTGTATGAGTCAatcttttttaatgtaaatactTTATGTATGATTTATGTGACATTTTCATTCTGACAGCTTGGCATTTACTGCAAAAGATAGATAACACATACGATGTGTTAGTTTATCACCTCTAAAAAAGAATAACCAACCCAGACACATGGAAGAATCAGGTTTGGGCTCGGGGTAATGATTATTGTTGGACTGGAACCAAAATCCTTAACTGGATAAAAGTCaaatttaggaaagaaaaataaattaaaaaaaaaaaaatcctgacttAGATCCACCCCATAATGACCAAGTCCCAGTCCCCCAGCCAAGAGTctaggaaggaggaaaggatcAGACCCAAACTCCAGGCTCAGACTCATCTCTGATTTACTTTTATTCTGAAGATGGAGTAAATGCAAGTCTTTCATATGGTTCCCTCCCCTTGTCTTCACTCAGACAGAAAGTTTAAACCAGCACATATGGAAGGTTTgagagctggaggaggctgaagCTTGCTTCAAGAAACACAGAGGCTGGAATATTTCAACACTGCTACTGACTGAAGGAGGTGTTAGGGAGGGagacaagaaaggagaaatgaagagaTGGTagaataatataaattaaaagagaaCAGAGTTCGGATGCAGCTCAGATAAATCTCAAACACGCAGCAGAACTCAGTTATGGCAAGCTTGCCCCGGGCAAAGTCAGGGtgcatttcagtcttctcaagtagctgctgcagccacctgcaACTTTAAATGCCATGTCCAAGGTCTTGGCATAGCCAGCTGGGTCCCATATGTATTTCGGGACTGAGTGTTATATTTGGGTCCTCAGAAGTGGCCACGTTAAACAGTGTTATTATCCGACATGAACAAGCTCTAGCAATCCCATTATTATGATGGGTAGGGCAGAGAATGGAGACAGTTTATGCCAAGTTTAACCTTTGCAGTGTcctcaaaaggaagaaaagaaaaaaaaaaaaaaaaaagaaaaaaaaaagatcctgcAGCTCTCAAGCTGTGTTCTTGTCAGTGTTTGAAAAGCCCGGAGGGTTTCTACTTCCTTGCTCCTTGTGATCTGGCCCAACCTTGGGGAATTTATTTGAGAAGTATTCCCTGAGCTGCAGAAGTCCCCCCCTTCCCTGCTGGAGCTCCTTCCTTTTACTTGCTGTAGCCACTGGTGATGATGACTGGaaagctgggagcagctcccatAGTGACCTGGGCCTGAATAAGCTGATTTCTGCAGATGACCCACTCAGGAAACACCTGAGCAGTCATCCTGGGACTCCtacccagcagggcagggctgctcctgccaaCCCTCGGACCTCACGTCATTGCCACTCTTGCCAGTGCTGCAGCTTCCTGACGTGATGGATCAGTCCCCTAACGATGGAGGGAATGCTGCTGCCCTTTAAATCCTGAGGCAGAGGACAAAGAGGACAGGTCCTCGAACCTGGCAGCTCTGTGGAAACACCTTGCACAAAACAAGAGGATTTTGTGTCTAATTGCAGACTTTTGGCAATGGAGCAGTGGCACAAGCAAGCCACTTTTGCTGACCTTTAAGGTATGGGTGTTTTGGAGCAC
This region includes:
- the LOC137857439 gene encoding transmembrane protein 151B-like, producing MSSEGDAEAAAESGPGSTPAPGAAAAEREEQRPVKQSLSACMCRESHWKCLLLSILMYGCLGAVAWCQLARVTKLSFDSSFKGKSMIYHDSPCSDGYVYIPLAFLSMLYVVYLVECWHCHVKRELQYKADVDSVYECINRMQQATPCIWWKAISYHFVRRTRQVTRYRNGDAYTTTQVYHERVNTHVAEAEFDYSHCGYKDISKELLGLESYTATKLRFTKCFSFANIESENSYLTQRAHFFTEIEGLDDYMEVREGMQLKNVDFKELMMAYGDPDHLPWYVSHYAFWVAAILMISWPLRVLIEYRTAYVHYHVEKLLGLEYTAPTAVEEPLYRYRMPRDATQDSTELEWHICTNRQLIPSYSEAMLMDLADSPAYNSYTVCRYSEAAHGCERCNRTSSTSSIFSRHAFHSCSGNSRLSLNTSRFSLCRVHGSHRTGLWRSRSSSIADRGCHDEQCCSYSSQLAVNENPPTYHDARFFPVLIVHRPEGHDGRPFYVRRSSCLETSL